A portion of the Cryptomeria japonica chromosome 5, Sugi_1.0, whole genome shotgun sequence genome contains these proteins:
- the LOC131876156 gene encoding uncharacterized protein LOC131876156 — MHILKAIDYFTKWVEAVLVRKTTSEVVCNFLKENFLVRSGVPLKIVADNATNFSSTKFSLFCYDHGISLSHSSDYYPEGNGQAESSNKNLINIMKKLVSENFKDQHKRLYEALWVDHTSPKRAIGMSAFELVYGMGAQVSLPLELTTSKLQTIIEDAYFQNSLEKRIMHLMRIEEERDKLVDLIIEN; from the coding sequence ATGCACATATTGAAGGCCAtagattacttcaccaaatgggttgaagccgTTCTGGTGCGGAAGACAACTTCTGAGGTTGTTtgtaattttcttaaagaaaatttTCTGGTTCGTTCTGGGGTTCCTCTGAAGATTGTGGCTGATAATGCAACCAACTTCTCTTCTACcaagttttcattattttgttatgatcatgggatatctctTTCTCACTCTTCGGATTATTACCCTGAGGGTAATGGCCAAGCGGAGTCAAGCAATAAAAATctgataaatattatgaagaagctGGTGAGTGAAAACTTCAAAGACCAGCACAAAAGATTGTATGAAGCTCTCTGGGTGGATCACACATCTCCAAAAAGAGCCATAGGGATGTCAGCCTTTGAACTAGTGTATGGCATGGGGGCTCAAGTGTCACTTCCCTTAGAACTTACGACTTCAAAGTTACAAACAATTATTGAAGATGCATATTTTCAAAATTCTTTGGAGAAGAGGATTATGCATTtaatgaggattgaagaagaaagagataaaTTGGTTGATCTGATTATAGAAAATTAG